In Mucilaginibacter boryungensis, a single window of DNA contains:
- a CDS encoding LIC_13387 family protein, whose product MKPKILLRIAVFVTLFYAFGHIMGHLTRKQTTDPAGKELIRQMEQYKFNANGYMRSWDNFYEALSLDSVIVLVGFAVICWMFSEMVEKYPKVVYMLLWPILICFIGFTVTDYLYVFMIPTVTSLIICIVIIVAMIQLRKHPEYSLKR is encoded by the coding sequence ATGAAACCTAAAATCCTACTCAGAATTGCTGTTTTTGTTACTTTATTTTATGCGTTTGGCCACATTATGGGGCACCTTACCCGTAAGCAAACAACTGATCCTGCCGGTAAAGAATTAATTCGGCAGATGGAGCAATATAAGTTTAACGCTAATGGTTATATGCGAAGCTGGGACAATTTTTATGAAGCGTTAAGCCTGGATTCTGTTATAGTGTTAGTTGGTTTTGCTGTTATATGCTGGATGTTTTCAGAGATGGTGGAAAAATACCCCAAGGTAGTTTATATGTTGCTTTGGCCCATTTTAATATGCTTCATTGGGTTTACGGTTACCGATTACCTGTACGTTTTTATGATACCTACAGTAACCAGTTTAATTATTTGTATTGTGATCATCGTTGCAATGATACAATT